In Nocardioides cavernae, a single genomic region encodes these proteins:
- a CDS encoding GmrSD restriction endonuclease domain-containing protein codes for MQVTQILNQIDSGDIALPEFQRGYVWNRDQVRGLFTSLYRGYPVGGFMTWNTAADTAAARGGVSTDGTIKLLLDGQQRATSLYGVIRGQAPKFFEGNAQAFTGLYFNVVDQAFEFYAPGKMKNDPAWIDVSALMGSGVGSQIPTMQALAAGDNALFATYLDRVNAVNEIQRRDMHIEEVSGADKTIDVVVDIFNRVNSGGTKLSKGDLALAKVCASWPEARQEFNDARTEWRNAGFNFKLDWLLRVVNAIVTGKAPFSSLAGVPVADVQNGLKLARKYVSAWLNVIGGRLGLDHDRVLFSKFALVILARHMHLNGGQLPDAATQGRLLAWFAHTGMWGRYAGSTETFLSQDLDAVNNGGVDALIDVIRQSRGDLTVRESDFAGSTMGSRFYPTLYMLTRTQAARDFGTGVPLSASLLGHLASLDVHHIFPKAQLYKAGYHRSDVNAVANFCFLTKQTNISISATPPATYMPKVEASQPGALASQWIPNDLALWEVDRFHDFLAARRRTLAAAANQFLSSLESGATPQPDLISAAPAELPAVEQDEAVSEVDELVAWLLDEGFSAPERDVEVADEVTGEYLCTAEAFWPAGLQEGIGRPVVLELDERDVVDQLAARGIEAFTTVVALRGYVERLRAGAIE; via the coding sequence ATGCAGGTCACCCAGATCCTCAATCAGATTGACAGCGGAGACATCGCTCTGCCGGAGTTCCAGCGCGGCTACGTGTGGAACCGAGACCAGGTGCGCGGCCTGTTCACCTCGCTCTACCGCGGATACCCGGTGGGTGGGTTCATGACCTGGAACACGGCCGCCGACACGGCCGCGGCGCGCGGCGGGGTAAGCACCGACGGGACGATCAAGTTGCTGCTCGATGGACAGCAGCGCGCGACGTCTCTGTACGGCGTCATTCGCGGTCAGGCTCCGAAGTTCTTCGAGGGCAATGCGCAGGCGTTCACCGGCCTGTACTTCAACGTGGTCGACCAGGCCTTCGAGTTCTACGCGCCGGGCAAGATGAAGAATGATCCGGCTTGGATCGACGTGAGCGCGTTGATGGGCTCCGGCGTCGGCAGCCAGATCCCGACCATGCAAGCGCTAGCGGCGGGCGACAACGCCCTGTTCGCGACGTACCTCGACCGTGTGAACGCGGTGAACGAGATCCAGCGCCGCGACATGCACATCGAGGAGGTCAGCGGAGCTGACAAGACGATCGACGTCGTCGTCGACATCTTCAACCGGGTCAACTCGGGCGGCACCAAGCTGTCGAAGGGCGATCTCGCCCTGGCCAAGGTGTGCGCGTCGTGGCCCGAGGCTCGCCAGGAGTTCAACGACGCCCGGACCGAGTGGCGCAACGCGGGCTTCAACTTCAAGCTCGACTGGCTGCTGCGCGTCGTCAACGCGATCGTCACCGGCAAGGCGCCGTTCTCGTCCCTTGCTGGAGTCCCGGTCGCCGATGTACAGAACGGCCTGAAGCTTGCCCGCAAGTACGTCAGCGCCTGGCTCAACGTGATCGGAGGCCGTCTCGGGCTCGACCACGACCGTGTCCTGTTCAGCAAGTTCGCGCTGGTCATCCTGGCCCGTCACATGCACCTCAACGGAGGGCAGCTCCCCGACGCCGCAACGCAGGGACGGCTCCTCGCGTGGTTCGCACACACCGGAATGTGGGGCCGCTACGCCGGGTCGACCGAGACGTTCCTCAGCCAGGACCTCGACGCCGTCAACAACGGCGGGGTCGACGCGCTCATCGACGTCATCCGTCAGTCGCGCGGCGACCTCACCGTGCGGGAGAGCGACTTCGCCGGCAGCACGATGGGCTCGCGCTTCTACCCGACGCTGTACATGCTGACCCGGACCCAAGCAGCCCGTGACTTCGGTACGGGCGTCCCGCTGTCGGCGTCGCTCCTCGGCCATCTCGCGTCCTTGGACGTGCACCACATCTTCCCCAAGGCGCAGCTGTACAAGGCCGGATACCACCGCAGCGACGTCAACGCCGTGGCGAACTTCTGCTTCCTCACCAAGCAGACCAACATCTCCATCAGCGCGACTCCGCCGGCGACCTACATGCCGAAGGTAGAAGCGAGTCAGCCAGGCGCCCTCGCCAGCCAGTGGATCCCGAACGACCTCGCTCTCTGGGAGGTCGACCGCTTCCATGACTTCCTTGCCGCGCGCCGTCGCACTCTCGCCGCGGCTGCCAACCAGTTCCTCTCCAGCCTCGAGAGCGGAGCAACACCACAGCCGGACCTCATCTCAGCAGCCCCGGCCGAGCTGCCAGCGGTCGAGCAAGACGAGGCAGTCTCCGAGGTGGACGAGCTCGTGGCATGGCTTCTGGACGAAGGATTCTCCGCTCCGGAGCGCGACGTCGAAGTGGCTGACGAGGTCACCGGTGAGTACCTGTGCACTGCCGAGGCATTCTGGCCCGCCGGGCTGCAGGAAGGCATCGGACGCCCAGTCGTCCTTGAGTTGGACGAGCGCGACGTGGTCGACCAGTTGGCTGCGCGCGGTATCGAGGCGTTCACGACAGTAGTGGCGCTCCGCGGGTACGTTGAGCGCCTCCGGGCCGGTGCGATCGAGTAG
- a CDS encoding site-specific DNA-methyltransferase: protein MSRLNDLLRQLEANEKTAAIAKELRTEYDALADRRAFGLNFERHTPETVELPGRPVRRGDKVHVLPERGKNPTQENSRLWRVIAIDRATGVATIEDSSTEPAETQEQPATELVVVAEFRDPIYPGLASTGKVERGGDKPFHTVINAENYHALQTLLFTHRSQVDCIYIDPPYNTGNEGWIYSDKYVAGDDHYKHSKWLAFMERRLLLAKELLKPTGVIIVAIGDEEHHRLRMLMDQVFEAQNFISDVVWQGGRKNDSRYVSNGADYMLVYARDESALATADVQWSDRKQGVDDALLAASTAWAEADGNATLATTAFRSWIRSNRGRLTDGVARYNAIDSAGRVFFAGDLSSPNPRPNLRYDLVHPHTGLPVKMNPNGWRTSREAMDKLLADDRVLFGVDHTSTAYYKRFLSDQTQETVGSVFERDRRASGLHLKKVLGEGRFPNPKDHEVIARWLRIAGHADDVVLDFFGGSGTTAEAVMRLNEEDGGTRRCILVTNNEAAAADAKKLRKAGHRPGDQEWEKKGVYEYVTKPRISTVATGVRPDGSTYSEGLEQNVEFFDLRYEAPLRVSSNREFAKVAPLLWMRAGSQGRRIDDVSAGFEVADTYGVLADLDQTEPFLKALAEREASGAEIRVAFVVTDDDRLFTSVCRDLPEHVEAVRLYEAYLRNFEIEAGRSAR from the coding sequence GTGTCCCGGCTCAACGACCTGCTCCGCCAGCTCGAAGCGAACGAGAAGACCGCGGCGATCGCCAAGGAACTCCGCACCGAGTACGACGCGCTCGCCGACCGTCGTGCCTTCGGTCTCAACTTCGAGCGCCACACCCCGGAGACCGTCGAGCTCCCCGGCCGCCCGGTCCGACGCGGCGACAAGGTCCACGTCCTCCCCGAGCGCGGCAAGAACCCCACCCAGGAGAACTCCCGTCTGTGGCGAGTGATCGCGATCGACCGAGCCACCGGCGTCGCGACGATCGAGGATTCGAGCACCGAGCCGGCCGAGACGCAGGAGCAGCCGGCCACCGAGCTCGTCGTCGTCGCCGAGTTCCGCGACCCGATCTACCCGGGCCTCGCTTCGACAGGGAAGGTCGAGCGCGGCGGCGACAAGCCGTTCCACACGGTCATCAACGCGGAGAACTACCACGCGCTCCAGACGCTGCTGTTCACCCACCGCAGCCAGGTTGACTGCATCTACATCGACCCGCCTTACAACACCGGGAACGAGGGCTGGATCTACAGCGACAAGTACGTCGCCGGCGACGACCACTACAAGCACTCCAAGTGGCTCGCGTTCATGGAGCGACGGCTGTTGCTCGCGAAAGAGTTGCTGAAGCCGACCGGAGTGATCATCGTCGCGATCGGCGACGAGGAGCACCACCGGCTGCGGATGCTGATGGACCAGGTGTTCGAGGCGCAGAACTTCATCTCGGACGTCGTATGGCAGGGCGGGCGCAAGAACGACTCGCGATACGTGTCCAACGGCGCTGACTACATGTTGGTGTATGCCCGGGATGAGTCAGCGCTGGCGACTGCCGACGTCCAGTGGAGTGATCGGAAGCAGGGCGTCGACGACGCTCTTCTGGCTGCGTCGACTGCCTGGGCGGAAGCGGACGGCAACGCGACGCTCGCCACTACGGCGTTCAGATCGTGGATTCGTTCCAATCGAGGCCGGTTGACGGATGGTGTCGCACGCTACAACGCGATTGACAGTGCCGGGCGCGTGTTCTTCGCCGGCGATCTAAGCAGCCCGAACCCTCGGCCAAATCTGAGGTACGACCTGGTGCATCCGCATACCGGACTCCCGGTGAAGATGAACCCAAACGGCTGGAGAACCAGCCGAGAGGCCATGGACAAGTTGCTTGCTGACGACCGCGTCTTGTTCGGCGTCGACCACACGTCGACGGCCTACTACAAAAGGTTTCTTTCGGACCAGACACAAGAGACGGTGGGCTCGGTCTTCGAGCGTGATCGACGGGCGTCCGGGCTCCACCTCAAGAAGGTCCTTGGAGAGGGGCGGTTCCCGAATCCGAAGGATCACGAGGTCATTGCGCGCTGGCTGCGCATCGCAGGACATGCCGATGACGTGGTCCTCGACTTCTTCGGAGGATCGGGCACCACCGCCGAGGCAGTCATGCGCCTCAACGAAGAGGACGGCGGCACCCGCCGGTGCATCCTCGTCACCAACAACGAGGCCGCCGCAGCCGATGCCAAGAAGCTACGCAAGGCCGGCCACCGGCCTGGTGACCAAGAGTGGGAGAAGAAGGGTGTCTACGAGTACGTGACCAAGCCCCGCATCAGCACCGTCGCCACCGGCGTCCGGCCGGACGGATCGACGTACTCCGAGGGGCTGGAACAGAACGTCGAGTTCTTCGACCTCAGGTATGAGGCGCCGCTGCGCGTGTCGAGCAACCGCGAGTTCGCGAAGGTCGCGCCGCTGCTCTGGATGCGGGCAGGCTCGCAGGGTCGCCGGATCGACGACGTCTCGGCCGGGTTCGAGGTCGCGGACACCTACGGTGTGCTCGCCGACCTCGACCAGACCGAGCCGTTCCTCAAGGCGCTCGCCGAGCGCGAGGCGAGCGGTGCGGAGATCCGGGTGGCGTTCGTGGTTACGGACGACGACCGGCTGTTCACGTCGGTGTGCCGGGACCTTCCCGAGCACGTCGAGGCCGTACGTCTCTACGAGGCGTACCTGCGGAACTTCGAGATCGAAGCGGGACGGAGCGCGCGATGA
- the glnA gene encoding type I glutamate--ammonia ligase, with amino-acid sequence MFNNSDELLKFIKDEGVEMIDVRFCDLPGIMQHFTVPASSFDQSVFDDGLGFDGSSIRGFQAINESDMSLFPDPTTAYLDPFRKSKTLNVNFFIHDPITGEAYSRDPRNIARKALAYLDSTGIADTAYFAPEAEFYIFDNVRYSTGVNEGYYHIDSVEGWWNSGQDDGQNKGYKTRLKGGYFPVEPYDHYSDLRADMVKNLEACGLLVERAHHEVGTAGQAEINYRFDTLLKAADDVMKFKYLVKNTAWDQGKSVTFMPKPIFGDNGSGMHIHSSLWKDGDPLFFDETGYAGLSDMARWYIGGILEHAPSLLAFTNPTVNSYHRLVPGFEAPISLVYSSRNRSASVRIPITGANPKAKRVEARFPDPSANPYLAFSALMLAGLDGIQNKTEPAAPIDKDIYELPPDEMADINQVPTSLDAVLEALEADHDYLTAGGVFTDDLIETWIHFKRTQEIAPVQQRPHPHEFELYYDI; translated from the coding sequence ATGTTCAACAACTCCGATGAGCTCCTGAAGTTCATCAAGGACGAGGGCGTCGAGATGATCGACGTCCGCTTCTGCGACCTGCCGGGCATCATGCAGCACTTCACGGTGCCCGCGTCGTCGTTCGACCAGAGCGTCTTCGATGACGGCCTCGGCTTCGACGGCTCGTCGATCCGCGGCTTCCAGGCGATCAACGAGTCGGACATGTCGCTCTTCCCGGACCCGACCACCGCGTACCTCGACCCGTTCCGCAAGTCCAAGACGCTCAACGTCAACTTCTTCATCCACGACCCGATCACCGGTGAGGCCTACAGCCGCGACCCGCGCAACATCGCGCGCAAGGCGCTGGCGTACCTCGACTCGACGGGCATCGCGGACACTGCCTACTTCGCTCCCGAGGCCGAGTTCTACATCTTCGACAACGTCCGCTACAGCACGGGCGTGAACGAGGGCTACTACCACATCGACTCCGTCGAGGGCTGGTGGAACTCCGGCCAGGACGACGGCCAGAACAAGGGCTACAAGACCCGCCTCAAGGGCGGCTACTTCCCCGTCGAGCCGTACGACCACTACAGCGACCTGCGCGCCGACATGGTCAAGAACCTCGAGGCGTGCGGCCTGCTCGTCGAGCGTGCCCACCACGAGGTCGGCACCGCCGGGCAGGCGGAGATCAACTACCGCTTCGACACGCTGCTCAAGGCCGCCGACGACGTGATGAAGTTCAAGTACCTCGTCAAGAACACCGCCTGGGACCAGGGCAAGTCGGTCACGTTCATGCCGAAGCCCATCTTCGGCGACAACGGCTCGGGCATGCACATCCACTCGTCGCTGTGGAAGGACGGCGACCCGCTGTTCTTCGACGAGACCGGCTACGCCGGGCTGTCCGACATGGCTCGCTGGTACATCGGCGGCATCCTCGAGCACGCTCCGTCGCTGCTCGCCTTCACCAACCCCACCGTGAACTCGTACCACCGGCTGGTGCCCGGGTTCGAGGCGCCGATCTCGCTGGTCTACTCCTCGCGCAACCGCTCCGCCTCGGTCCGTATCCCGATCACGGGTGCCAACCCCAAGGCCAAGCGCGTCGAGGCCCGCTTCCCCGACCCGTCGGCCAACCCGTACCTCGCCTTCTCCGCCCTGATGCTCGCCGGCCTCGACGGCATCCAGAACAAGACCGAGCCCGCAGCGCCGATCGACAAGGACATCTACGAGCTGCCGCCGGACGAGATGGCCGACATCAACCAGGTGCCGACCAGCCTCGACGCCGTGCTCGAGGCCCTCGAGGCGGACCACGACTACCTGACGGCCGGCGGTGTCTTCACCGACGACCTGATCGAGACGTGGATCCACTTCAAGCGTACCCAGGAGATCGCCCCGGTCCAGCAGCGGCCGCACCCGCACGAGTTCGAGCTCTACTACGACATCTGA
- a CDS encoding AAA family ATPase — translation METFTPPAETATGVHHAAAAAGNTAVAIEASAALQAALAGTSDHRRVLLKAAAGAGKSFALKRLVQDAVAHERCSRVAIIAFTNKQIHPLAVDIAKAIGKDYVCIFVKKGTVNDLPDDVIKHVTIAEKTSEIPTDAKVVVATSHKLGAPSELRRQKDALGPGRNGDAPYDVLFVDEAWQLPHYLFDRVNKAAPLWVGVGDVGQLPPLEVGSNPWRGDPGHNPYRAWPTDYTDGKDPDHTWERELPAVWRPPAGALALWRAFYPEWDRLNCVAAPGDRSLTTQVNGTAAEVWRSVGSGVPTLLEVDGLPPAEAADIDLPLVEYVEALLDELFTAGFTLERAEYDDTGAPTGERDTWELRTHTGDPLVAILATRNQAVDDAADAVDRLRDKHALTDKDIVASTVDSWQGQTNGITIAIHPLTGAGELNDFNSAFGRLAVTCTRATHGLLMVSRPGLDTLLGEAPARPGNPYGEPGNRQLPRQTHRRILDTFARATITYTPDDVAQE, via the coding sequence ATGGAAACGTTCACTCCACCCGCCGAGACCGCGACGGGCGTGCACCACGCCGCAGCGGCAGCCGGCAACACCGCCGTCGCGATCGAGGCGTCGGCTGCCCTCCAGGCCGCCCTAGCCGGGACGAGCGACCACCGGCGCGTCCTGCTGAAGGCCGCCGCCGGCGCGGGCAAGTCGTTCGCGCTCAAGCGGCTTGTGCAGGACGCCGTCGCTCACGAACGCTGCTCTCGGGTCGCGATCATCGCGTTTACGAACAAACAGATCCACCCGCTCGCCGTCGACATCGCCAAGGCGATCGGCAAGGACTACGTGTGCATCTTCGTGAAGAAGGGCACCGTCAACGACCTTCCCGATGACGTCATCAAGCACGTCACGATCGCCGAGAAGACCTCGGAGATCCCCACCGACGCGAAGGTCGTGGTCGCTACCAGCCACAAGCTCGGCGCGCCGAGCGAGCTGCGCCGCCAGAAGGACGCACTCGGGCCCGGCCGCAACGGCGACGCCCCCTACGACGTGCTGTTCGTCGACGAGGCGTGGCAGCTTCCGCACTACCTGTTCGACCGCGTCAACAAGGCAGCACCCCTGTGGGTCGGTGTCGGCGATGTCGGACAGCTCCCGCCGCTGGAAGTCGGCAGCAATCCGTGGCGCGGCGACCCCGGTCACAACCCCTACCGCGCCTGGCCGACCGACTACACCGACGGCAAGGACCCCGACCACACCTGGGAGCGCGAGCTCCCGGCCGTGTGGCGCCCGCCCGCCGGAGCGCTCGCCCTGTGGCGAGCGTTCTACCCCGAGTGGGACCGACTCAACTGCGTCGCCGCGCCCGGCGACCGCAGCCTCACAACCCAGGTCAACGGAACCGCCGCCGAGGTGTGGCGCTCGGTCGGCAGCGGCGTCCCCACCCTGCTCGAGGTCGACGGCCTACCGCCCGCCGAGGCCGCCGACATCGACCTGCCGCTGGTGGAGTACGTCGAGGCGCTCCTCGACGAGCTGTTCACGGCCGGATTCACCCTCGAACGGGCCGAGTACGACGACACCGGGGCCCCGACCGGCGAACGCGACACGTGGGAGCTGAGGACCCACACCGGAGACCCCTTGGTCGCGATCCTGGCGACCCGGAATCAGGCGGTCGATGACGCGGCCGACGCCGTCGACCGGCTCCGCGACAAGCACGCCCTGACCGACAAGGACATCGTTGCCTCCACCGTCGACTCGTGGCAGGGCCAGACCAACGGCATCACGATCGCCATCCACCCGCTAACCGGGGCCGGTGAGCTCAACGACTTCAACTCCGCGTTCGGCCGCCTCGCCGTCACCTGTACCCGAGCGACCCACGGGCTGCTGATGGTCAGCCGACCCGGCCTCGACACGCTGCTCGGCGAGGCGCCGGCCCGCCCGGGCAACCCGTACGGCGAACCCGGCAACCGGCAGCTGCCGCGCCAGACCCACCGACGCATCCTCGACACGTTCGCCCGTGCCACCATCACCTACACCCCAGACGACGTTGCTCAGGAGTAA
- a CDS encoding DEAD/DEAH box helicase, which yields MRFELHPYQRDAVEKVLDNLERARVAFHRDGESSSLSLTATTGAGKTVMAAAAIEALFYGSSDLLDGFEPDPGAVVVWFSDDPALNLQTRDRLIQASEQLNVADLVVIEPPFSRKKLEPGKVYFLNTGKLGKNSLLTRGHVADADVEQTAAFAVAPDLQSSTIWETISNTIEDEDLTVYLILDEAHRGFTPAKVQDKPTLVRRLINGHAGYKPIPIVWGISATIERFDDAMKTADASKNRRALQRVLVDPGLVQASGLVKDTIALTIPDEAGQFDLTFVRHAAERLKASADRWAGYAKQQEEADVVVPLLILQVRNTPDDEAGETTWRDEIGQALDVIAAVLGDVDARHVRHVLSGHKPQKFGPWEIDWIPPQRVEGTREVRVLVAKDAISTGWDCPRAEVMVSFRPAKDSTHITQLLGRMVRSPLARRVPGDERLNAVDCILPFFDRTTAGNVVKYLTGQIEEMPGSAQRKVLLEPCELTRNPAIPQAVWDVWDRLPTQTMPQRGARPVIRLTALAQALSHDGIRPRALEAVNGELIPVLDKLAADHADALEAAVSEIWDVHVKEILGRTGGSRLTYNDFVIRADDRAIRTGFRFATKALGHSLATAYVDHLCPEDDDDDELRDAFVRTAALASTRDVRARVDEVANSIAERWFDEFRRETAKLSDERQEEYEKIRGLAVDPQRGWLGEPRLRMEDYKVVDKATGEVSEAPLLEGHLMADANGLYPLGGLNPWEVDVVRTEMSRDGALGWYRNPPRPATDSLTIAYRDDAGNWRSMHPDFVFFHDIDGEVKASIVDPHSHHLDDARMKLNALADYAERYGDSFDRIEQVTVIGNRKRTIPLHFEYSREGIRKLGRSVVEYYESDIAIAYEA from the coding sequence ATGAGGTTCGAGCTCCACCCGTACCAGCGCGACGCGGTCGAGAAGGTCCTCGACAACCTGGAGCGCGCACGAGTCGCGTTCCACCGCGACGGTGAGAGCTCGTCTCTCTCGCTGACCGCGACCACTGGCGCCGGCAAGACGGTGATGGCGGCTGCCGCGATCGAGGCGCTCTTCTACGGCAGCAGTGACCTGCTGGACGGATTCGAGCCCGATCCGGGCGCCGTCGTCGTCTGGTTCTCCGACGACCCGGCTCTCAACCTGCAGACCCGAGACCGGTTGATCCAGGCCTCCGAGCAGCTCAACGTCGCCGACCTGGTCGTGATCGAGCCGCCGTTCTCCCGCAAGAAGCTCGAGCCCGGCAAGGTCTACTTCCTCAACACTGGCAAGCTCGGCAAGAACTCGCTGCTGACGCGCGGGCACGTCGCCGACGCGGACGTTGAGCAAACCGCTGCGTTCGCGGTCGCACCGGACCTGCAGTCGTCGACCATCTGGGAGACGATCTCCAACACGATCGAGGACGAGGACCTCACGGTGTACCTCATCCTCGACGAGGCCCACCGCGGGTTCACCCCGGCGAAGGTGCAGGACAAGCCGACCCTGGTGCGACGCCTGATCAACGGGCACGCGGGCTACAAGCCGATCCCCATCGTGTGGGGGATCTCGGCGACGATCGAGCGGTTCGACGATGCGATGAAGACTGCCGACGCGTCGAAGAACCGGCGCGCCTTGCAGCGGGTGCTCGTGGACCCGGGTCTGGTCCAGGCCTCCGGTCTCGTCAAGGACACGATCGCGCTGACGATCCCCGACGAGGCCGGCCAGTTCGATCTGACGTTTGTGCGCCACGCCGCCGAGCGACTGAAGGCGTCTGCCGACCGGTGGGCCGGCTACGCGAAGCAGCAGGAGGAAGCAGACGTCGTCGTACCCCTGCTCATCCTGCAGGTGCGCAACACCCCCGACGACGAAGCGGGCGAGACGACGTGGCGCGACGAGATCGGGCAGGCGCTCGACGTGATCGCGGCGGTCCTCGGAGACGTCGACGCCCGCCACGTGCGGCACGTCCTTAGTGGCCACAAGCCGCAGAAGTTCGGGCCATGGGAGATCGACTGGATCCCGCCGCAGCGCGTCGAGGGCACCCGCGAGGTCCGCGTCCTGGTCGCGAAGGACGCCATCTCCACCGGGTGGGACTGCCCGCGCGCGGAGGTGATGGTGTCGTTCAGGCCTGCCAAGGACAGCACCCACATCACCCAGCTCCTTGGGCGCATGGTGCGCTCCCCGCTAGCGCGCCGCGTGCCCGGGGACGAGCGGCTCAACGCCGTCGACTGCATCCTGCCGTTCTTCGACCGGACCACGGCCGGGAACGTGGTGAAGTACCTGACCGGCCAGATCGAGGAGATGCCTGGCTCGGCTCAGCGCAAGGTGCTCCTCGAGCCGTGCGAGCTCACCCGGAACCCCGCGATCCCGCAGGCGGTGTGGGACGTGTGGGACCGGCTGCCGACCCAGACGATGCCGCAGCGCGGAGCGCGCCCGGTGATCCGGCTGACGGCTCTGGCCCAGGCGCTCTCGCACGACGGCATCCGGCCCCGCGCACTCGAGGCGGTCAACGGCGAGCTGATCCCCGTGCTCGACAAGCTCGCGGCCGACCACGCCGACGCGCTCGAGGCGGCGGTGTCGGAGATCTGGGACGTCCACGTCAAGGAGATCCTGGGTCGCACGGGCGGGTCCAGGCTGACCTACAACGACTTCGTCATCCGCGCCGACGACCGGGCGATCCGCACCGGCTTCCGGTTCGCCACCAAGGCGCTCGGCCACTCGCTGGCGACGGCGTACGTGGACCACCTGTGCCCTGAGGACGACGATGACGACGAGCTCCGCGACGCGTTCGTCCGGACGGCAGCGCTCGCCTCGACCCGCGACGTGCGGGCGCGGGTCGACGAGGTGGCGAACTCGATCGCGGAGCGCTGGTTCGACGAGTTCCGCCGGGAGACCGCCAAGCTCAGCGACGAGCGCCAGGAGGAGTACGAGAAGATTCGCGGACTTGCGGTCGACCCGCAACGAGGCTGGCTCGGCGAGCCTCGCCTGCGGATGGAGGACTACAAGGTCGTCGACAAGGCGACCGGCGAGGTGTCCGAAGCGCCGCTGCTCGAGGGCCACCTAATGGCGGACGCGAACGGTCTCTATCCGCTCGGCGGACTCAACCCCTGGGAGGTCGACGTCGTCCGCACCGAGATGTCGCGCGACGGCGCGCTCGGCTGGTATCGCAACCCGCCGCGCCCGGCGACCGACTCGCTCACCATCGCCTACCGCGACGACGCAGGCAACTGGCGGTCGATGCACCCCGACTTCGTGTTCTTCCACGACATCGACGGTGAAGTGAAGGCGTCGATCGTCGACCCGCACAGCCACCACCTCGACGACGCCCGGATGAAGCTCAATGCTCTCGCCGATTACGCCGAGAGGTACGGCGACAGCTTCGATCGCATCGAGCAGGTCACCGTCATCGGGAACCGCAAGCGCACGATCCCGCTGCACTTTGAGTACTCGCGCGAAGGCATCCGCAAGCTGGGCCGGTCCGTGGTGGAGTACTACGAGTCGGACATCGCGATCGCCTACGAAGCCTGA